The Gracilimonas sp. genome includes a region encoding these proteins:
- the gpmI gene encoding 2,3-bisphosphoglycerate-independent phosphoglycerate mutase: protein MANAESKALLVILDGFGLAENPEVSAVDKADTPFIDSLFQNYPHAKLSASGENVGLPDGQFGNSEVGHLNIGAGRIVWQELSRINKAIQDGSFFENEKLLAAVEKAKSRNKIHIMGLFSDGGVHSHNEHLFALLELCKKHGIENVNVHAFTDGRDTSPNGGIEYAKEFEAKAQEVGVGQLSSIVGRYYAMDRDNRWERIKLAYDLLVHGEGEKFESASKGFKASYEAKVTDEFIKPILLDDSPESRIQKGDVVIFYNIRGDRARQISRALNEDGFSEFEVEDLDLHYTTFTSYDETFEFARVAYPPQELSNTMGEWISNQGLRQFRIAETEKYPHVTYFFNGGVETPNKGEERIVIPSPKVATYDLQPEMSAEQVADTLCKQLSTEKHHFVVLNFANPDMVGHTGVMEAAIEAVETVDKQLERVIETANKHGYRTLIIADHGNADCMIKEDGSPHTAHTTALVPAIVVNYPEEISLSDGILADVSPTLLKLMGIEQPKEMTGKSLF, encoded by the coding sequence ATGGCCAACGCCGAATCGAAAGCTCTGCTCGTCATTTTAGATGGATTCGGGTTGGCTGAAAACCCAGAGGTCAGCGCGGTGGATAAAGCTGACACGCCTTTCATCGACTCCCTTTTCCAAAATTATCCGCATGCCAAACTTTCTGCCAGTGGAGAAAATGTAGGTCTCCCAGACGGTCAATTCGGAAATTCTGAAGTCGGACACCTTAATATAGGTGCCGGCAGAATTGTATGGCAGGAACTTTCCCGAATCAATAAAGCCATTCAAGACGGCTCGTTTTTTGAGAACGAAAAACTGCTGGCAGCTGTAGAAAAAGCCAAATCCCGGAACAAGATTCACATTATGGGTCTTTTTTCTGACGGAGGCGTTCACAGCCACAACGAACACCTGTTTGCATTGCTTGAGCTCTGCAAAAAGCATGGCATCGAAAATGTAAACGTGCATGCTTTCACCGATGGACGGGATACCTCCCCTAACGGTGGAATTGAATACGCAAAAGAGTTTGAGGCCAAAGCACAGGAAGTTGGCGTTGGGCAGCTTTCTTCCATTGTAGGAAGGTATTACGCTATGGACCGGGATAACCGCTGGGAGCGCATCAAGCTGGCTTACGACCTGCTTGTGCATGGAGAAGGAGAGAAATTTGAGTCGGCCTCCAAAGGTTTTAAAGCTTCATACGAGGCAAAGGTAACCGATGAATTTATAAAACCGATTTTGCTGGACGACAGCCCCGAATCACGCATACAGAAAGGTGATGTGGTGATTTTCTATAACATTCGCGGTGATCGGGCCCGTCAGATTTCCCGAGCTTTAAATGAAGACGGGTTCAGTGAATTTGAGGTGGAAGATCTGGATCTTCATTACACCACCTTTACTTCCTATGATGAAACTTTTGAGTTTGCACGTGTAGCCTATCCCCCACAGGAACTCTCAAATACCATGGGTGAATGGATCAGTAATCAGGGACTGAGGCAGTTTCGAATTGCAGAGACGGAAAAATATCCGCACGTGACCTATTTCTTTAACGGCGGAGTGGAAACTCCGAACAAGGGAGAAGAACGAATCGTGATTCCAAGCCCGAAGGTAGCTACCTACGACCTTCAACCCGAAATGAGCGCTGAGCAGGTTGCGGACACATTGTGCAAACAGCTATCAACTGAAAAACATCACTTTGTTGTGCTCAATTTTGCCAATCCCGATATGGTTGGCCATACCGGTGTGATGGAAGCCGCTATAGAAGCTGTGGAAACGGTCGATAAACAACTGGAGCGCGTGATCGAAACCGCAAACAAACACGGTTATCGCACGCTCATAATTGCAGATCATGGCAATGCCGACTGCATGATTAAGGAAGATGGAAGTCCGCATACAGCGCATACTACCGCTTTGGTACCGGCTATTGTTGTTAATTATCCGGAAGAAATCAGCTTAAGCGATGGCATACTGGCGGACGTATCCCCTACGCTCCTAAAGCTTATGGGGATTGAGCAACCAAAAGAAATGACCGGCAAATCGTTATTTTAA
- the rpsT gene encoding 30S ribosomal protein S20, protein MPITEQAKKRVRQAEKHRDHNRSRKSKMRSLVKNVYEIEDKAKAEEALKEAVSYLDRMSVKGIIHKNNAARKKAQLTKYVNNL, encoded by the coding sequence ATGCCAATAACTGAACAAGCCAAAAAAAGAGTACGACAGGCTGAAAAACACAGAGATCATAACCGAAGCCGAAAGTCTAAAATGAGATCTTTGGTTAAGAACGTGTACGAAATTGAAGATAAAGCCAAAGCCGAAGAAGCTTTAAAAGAAGCTGTATCGTACCTCGACCGTATGAGCGTTAAAGGTATTATTCATAAAAATAATGCAGCGCGCAAAAAAGCTCAGTTAACTAAATACGTTAACAACCTATAA
- the cmk gene encoding (d)CMP kinase, translated as MIVVIDGPAGSGKSSTAKAVAANLQIQFLDSGALYRVATLLYLDVNKDLPQFFDTLRESDISFHFKNEKFHAYLNGRDVSDQIRSMEVSEHVSEVASNPDVRAHLNDLMREVVKTDIYIADGRDLGTAVFPDAALKFFMVADLDTRAQRRYQEVKAQGKDVTLEEVKQNIAGRDEKDSNRDSDPLKKADDAILVDTSEMTFEEQVAFISEKIERLISTQKNN; from the coding sequence ATGATAGTGGTAATTGATGGACCCGCAGGATCGGGCAAAAGTTCAACAGCAAAGGCCGTAGCGGCCAACCTTCAGATTCAATTTCTTGACTCCGGAGCGTTGTATCGCGTTGCTACCTTGTTATACCTGGACGTTAATAAAGATTTACCACAGTTCTTTGACACACTGAGAGAAAGTGATATTAGCTTTCACTTCAAGAATGAAAAGTTTCATGCGTATTTAAATGGTCGTGATGTTAGCGATCAGATAAGGAGTATGGAAGTTTCTGAGCATGTAAGTGAGGTGGCTTCTAACCCTGATGTGCGCGCGCACTTAAATGATTTGATGCGCGAAGTTGTTAAGACCGATATATACATCGCCGATGGAAGGGACTTAGGAACCGCTGTTTTCCCTGACGCAGCCTTGAAATTTTTTATGGTTGCCGATTTGGATACACGAGCACAGCGAAGATATCAGGAAGTGAAAGCTCAGGGCAAAGATGTGACGCTTGAAGAAGTGAAGCAAAATATTGCCGGGCGGGATGAGAAAGACTCTAACCGGGATTCTGATCCGCTCAAAAAAGCCGATGATGCCATTTTGGTGGATACATCCGAAATGACTTTTGAGGAGCAAGTCGCTTTCATCAGTGAAAAAATAGAACGATTGATATCAACGCAGAAAAACAATTAA
- the rpsA gene encoding 30S ribosomal protein S1 has protein sequence MTDEVKQEQAEQETAENTAEETAVAEAEEQVQEETTAEEQAAEERKETMTHVYSGDVEGEVYNLEDLQRPSDEYSDDEYNEMVDMYEDTLNEIEEKEIVHGRVVSVDEKYVVVDIGFKSEGIIQVNEFSNEALEAMEPGDEVEVFLDRVEDKEGQLILSRRKADILKAWEKIEASHDDGDIIEGYIKRRIKGGMVVDVLGIDAFLPGSQIDVRPVRDFDAYVGKTMEFQVVKLNMAAENVVVSHRALIESDLEEQREEILETIEAGQVLEGAVKNITDFGVFIDLGGVDGLLHITDLSWGRVDDPHEIVQLDQRMNVAVIDFDEKSKRVSLGLKQLQPHPWDAINEKFPEGNKVQGRVVSIADYGAFIELEKGVEGLIHISEMSWTQHIKHPSQLVEKDDIVECIVLNINEEEKKISLGVKQLEDDPWADILDRFPVGSKHTGVVRNLTNFGVFVELEPGIDGLIHVSDLSWTEKVDHPNEVVDKDQEIEVVILGVDFDNRRITLGHKQVEDNPWKQYAEEYAPGNTVEGEVVKTTDKGVFVKLPLGAEAFLSYAKSTEAEYKEGDKVEDAFVLNFDEGNKNIELSQLDSDKNKAKKAKKKVESANTETGAPTLGEMSGLAALKKDMEEKEKAEAQKKADAAKAKKKEAEEEAKAEEAEDESSDEEE, from the coding sequence ATGACTGACGAAGTAAAACAAGAACAAGCAGAACAAGAAACAGCTGAAAACACGGCTGAGGAAACAGCAGTAGCTGAAGCGGAAGAGCAAGTACAAGAAGAAACTACAGCCGAAGAGCAAGCCGCTGAAGAGAGAAAAGAAACAATGACTCATGTGTACTCCGGAGACGTGGAAGGAGAGGTGTACAATCTTGAAGACCTCCAGCGTCCATCCGATGAATACTCCGATGATGAGTACAATGAGATGGTGGATATGTATGAAGACACCCTCAATGAAATTGAAGAAAAAGAAATTGTACACGGCCGTGTTGTCTCAGTAGATGAGAAGTACGTTGTTGTAGATATCGGTTTCAAGTCTGAAGGTATCATCCAGGTAAATGAGTTTTCTAACGAAGCTCTGGAAGCAATGGAGCCCGGCGATGAAGTGGAAGTATTCCTTGATCGCGTTGAGGACAAAGAAGGACAGTTAATTCTATCTCGCCGTAAAGCAGATATCCTGAAAGCATGGGAGAAAATTGAAGCTTCTCATGACGATGGTGATATTATTGAAGGATATATCAAGCGACGCATTAAAGGTGGTATGGTTGTAGATGTATTAGGCATCGACGCATTCCTGCCCGGTTCTCAAATCGACGTACGACCTGTACGTGACTTCGACGCCTATGTAGGCAAAACCATGGAGTTCCAGGTTGTTAAGCTAAATATGGCCGCTGAAAACGTGGTTGTATCTCACCGTGCACTTATTGAGTCTGATCTTGAAGAGCAGCGTGAAGAAATTCTCGAAACCATCGAAGCCGGTCAGGTTCTCGAAGGTGCTGTTAAAAACATTACTGACTTCGGTGTATTCATCGACCTTGGTGGTGTTGACGGACTGCTTCACATTACGGACCTCTCTTGGGGACGTGTTGACGATCCGCACGAGATTGTTCAACTCGACCAGCGCATGAACGTTGCCGTTATCGACTTTGACGAGAAAAGTAAACGAGTATCTCTGGGTCTGAAGCAACTTCAACCACACCCATGGGACGCTATCAACGAGAAGTTTCCTGAAGGAAATAAAGTACAGGGTCGCGTTGTTTCTATCGCTGATTACGGTGCATTTATTGAGCTCGAGAAAGGTGTTGAAGGTCTGATCCACATTTCTGAAATGTCATGGACACAGCACATTAAGCATCCGTCTCAGTTAGTTGAGAAAGATGACATCGTAGAATGTATTGTTCTGAACATCAACGAAGAAGAGAAGAAAATTTCTCTTGGTGTTAAGCAGCTTGAAGATGATCCATGGGCAGACATCCTTGATCGTTTCCCTGTTGGATCCAAGCACACCGGCGTTGTTCGCAACCTTACCAACTTTGGAGTATTCGTTGAGCTCGAGCCCGGTATTGACGGCTTGATTCACGTTTCTGACCTGAGCTGGACTGAGAAAGTGGACCATCCAAATGAAGTGGTTGACAAAGATCAGGAAATTGAGGTTGTAATTCTTGGTGTTGACTTCGACAACCGTCGAATCACCCTTGGCCACAAGCAAGTGGAAGACAACCCATGGAAACAATATGCTGAAGAGTACGCACCGGGTAACACCGTTGAAGGTGAAGTTGTTAAAACTACCGATAAAGGCGTATTTGTGAAGCTTCCATTAGGTGCTGAAGCATTCTTAAGCTATGCTAAATCAACAGAAGCCGAATACAAAGAAGGTGATAAAGTTGAAGACGCATTTGTTCTGAACTTCGATGAAGGAAACAAAAACATCGAATTGAGTCAGCTTGATTCTGACAAGAACAAAGCCAAGAAAGCTAAGAAGAAAGTTGAAAGTGCTAACACTGAAACCGGCGCTCCAACGCTCGGTGAAATGTCAGGCCTTGCAGCTTTGAAGAAAGACATGGAAGAAAAAGAGAAAGCCGAAGCTCAGAAGAAAGCGGATGCTGCCAAAGCCAAGAAGAAAGAGGCTGAGGAAGAAGCAAAAGCTGAAGAAGCTGAGGACGAATCTTCTGACGAAGAAGAATAA
- a CDS encoding MoxR family ATPase, whose translation MSEYAIDMEALGEKIEKNSAFIEDIRKELDKVIIGQRYMIDRLLVGLLTNGHVLLEGVPGLAKTLTVSSLATVLDTAFQRIQFTPDLLPADLIGTLIYNQKEAEFLVKKGPIFANIILADEINRSPAKVQSALLEAMQEKQVTIGENTFKLDEPFLVLATQNPVEQEGTYPLPEAQVDRFMLKLKIDYPTEKEEMLIMRQQAKTGKKEELNKVVSPAKILEARSTINEIYMDEKVEQYIVDLVFATRKPKNYNLDDLEDLISFGASPRATINLNLASRAQAFMEHRAYVTPEDVRTIAMDVLRHRIIPTFEAEAEDITPEDIVTRIMNNVQVP comes from the coding sequence ATGAGTGAATACGCAATTGACATGGAAGCGCTGGGCGAGAAAATTGAAAAGAACAGCGCCTTTATTGAAGACATTCGAAAAGAGTTAGACAAGGTGATCATCGGGCAGCGGTACATGATTGACCGCTTGTTGGTAGGGTTATTGACCAACGGACACGTACTGCTTGAAGGTGTTCCCGGCCTGGCCAAGACCCTGACGGTCTCCAGCTTGGCTACAGTTTTGGATACGGCTTTTCAACGCATTCAGTTTACGCCCGACCTACTCCCTGCCGACCTGATCGGTACGCTCATTTACAATCAAAAAGAAGCAGAGTTCCTTGTTAAAAAAGGTCCGATCTTCGCGAACATCATTTTAGCGGATGAGATCAACCGTTCTCCTGCAAAAGTGCAAAGTGCGCTCCTCGAAGCCATGCAGGAAAAGCAGGTTACCATTGGTGAAAATACTTTCAAACTGGACGAACCGTTTTTGGTTCTTGCCACCCAGAATCCTGTGGAACAGGAAGGAACCTACCCGCTGCCGGAAGCTCAGGTTGACCGTTTTATGCTGAAGCTGAAAATCGATTACCCAACCGAAAAAGAGGAAATGCTGATTATGCGTCAGCAGGCCAAAACCGGTAAGAAGGAAGAGTTGAATAAAGTCGTAAGTCCTGCCAAAATTTTAGAAGCCCGCTCTACCATCAACGAAATCTATATGGATGAAAAGGTGGAACAATATATCGTTGACCTGGTTTTTGCCACACGTAAGCCCAAAAACTACAACCTGGATGATCTCGAGGATTTAATCAGCTTTGGAGCCTCTCCGCGAGCCACTATCAACCTCAACCTCGCCTCCCGGGCGCAAGCCTTTATGGAGCACCGCGCGTACGTTACACCGGAAGATGTGCGGACTATAGCGATGGATGTATTAAGGCACCGCATTATCCCTACTTTTGAAGCGGAAGCCGAGGACATCACTCCGGAAGATATTGTAACGAGGATTATGAACAATGTTCAGGTGCCGTAA
- a CDS encoding undecaprenyl-diphosphate phosphatase, with product MDVLQSFLLGLIQGITEFLPISSSGHLVLGKYILGGDLEAGITYEVVVHFGSLCAILLYYRKLLGDLLMSGVGFLKAPTQKKEDPQVKLIGFILVSMIPAMVIGFTMKDYIEEIFMDPLLVSIMLMVTGLILFLTRFAGDTMKNINLPKSFIIGLAQAFAMIPGVSRAGSTISVSLYLGVKREDAANFSFLMVIPVIAGAMLLQFNEMMEVGVSDAQMISLVVGFLTSFISGYFALKYLIMILKKKGFHYFSYYCWLVGGAGLIYFII from the coding sequence ATGGACGTTTTACAATCTTTTTTATTAGGACTCATCCAGGGAATCACAGAATTTCTTCCTATCAGCAGCTCAGGACACCTTGTATTAGGTAAGTATATTTTAGGTGGCGACCTTGAAGCCGGCATTACCTACGAGGTGGTGGTTCATTTTGGGAGCTTGTGCGCCATTCTGCTTTACTACCGAAAACTATTGGGAGATTTGCTGATGTCGGGAGTGGGATTTCTGAAAGCTCCGACTCAGAAGAAGGAAGATCCGCAGGTAAAACTGATCGGCTTCATTTTGGTGAGTATGATTCCTGCCATGGTAATTGGATTCACTATGAAAGATTATATCGAAGAAATATTTATGGATCCCTTGCTGGTTTCGATCATGTTAATGGTAACCGGCTTGATTTTGTTTCTAACCCGATTTGCCGGAGACACTATGAAAAACATTAATCTTCCCAAAAGCTTTATAATTGGATTGGCACAGGCCTTTGCCATGATTCCCGGTGTGAGCAGAGCCGGGTCAACCATTTCAGTCTCTTTATATTTAGGGGTGAAGAGGGAAGATGCAGCCAACTTTTCATTCCTGATGGTAATACCGGTAATAGCAGGAGCTATGCTGCTTCAGTTCAATGAGATGATGGAAGTAGGTGTGAGTGACGCCCAAATGATAAGCCTGGTGGTTGGATTCCTGACCTCATTTATTTCCGGGTATTTTGCATTAAAGTACCTGATCATGATACTCAAGAAAAAAGGATTTCATTATTTTTCATATTACTGCTGGTTGGTAGGCGGTGCCGGACTCATCTATTTCATTATCTGA
- a CDS encoding NADH-quinone oxidoreductase subunit J gives MLAVLAIGSALAMVINKNVVNSALFLVLNMVSLAGIFLILNAQFLAVIQILVYAGAIMVLFLFVIMLLNVEDEEKLFDKFRVKYLLTFLLAMVVMGQIFYSLAGVTDMLPQISGQMATIGTVEAVGDVLYTDYLLPFEMTAVLLTAAVVGALMIAQHKIKRTDEI, from the coding sequence ATGTTAGCAGTCTTAGCCATTGGTTCTGCCCTGGCTATGGTCATCAACAAAAATGTCGTAAACAGTGCCTTGTTCCTTGTTTTGAACATGGTTTCACTGGCCGGAATCTTTCTGATACTGAATGCTCAGTTCCTGGCGGTTATTCAAATTCTGGTATATGCCGGAGCCATCATGGTATTGTTCCTGTTCGTAATCATGTTACTGAATGTGGAAGATGAAGAGAAGTTATTTGACAAGTTCCGCGTGAAATATTTGCTGACGTTTTTATTAGCAATGGTAGTGATGGGGCAAATTTTTTACAGCCTTGCCGGAGTTACAGACATGCTCCCCCAAATTTCGGGGCAGATGGCTACTATAGGAACGGTGGAAGCTGTTGGTGATGTGCTCTACACCGATTACCTGCTGCCATTTGAAATGACGGCCGTTTTACTTACCGCAGCCGTAGTTGGGGCATTGATGATTGCACAGCATAAAATTAAAAGAACAGACGAGATTTAA
- the nuoK gene encoding NADH-quinone oxidoreductase subunit NuoK, with protein MVGIDWFLGLSAIMFTIGIIGVLIRRNAIVIFMCVELMLNAVNLSLVSFASHHGNIDGQVLVFFALAVAAAEAVVGLAIIIAIFRNNLTVDVGKINLLRW; from the coding sequence ATGGTTGGAATTGACTGGTTTTTAGGATTAAGTGCGATCATGTTTACCATTGGTATTATTGGTGTACTGATTCGCCGAAATGCCATTGTGATTTTTATGTGTGTGGAACTGATGCTGAATGCCGTGAACTTATCACTGGTTTCATTTGCCAGTCACCACGGAAATATTGACGGTCAGGTTCTGGTATTTTTTGCTTTGGCTGTAGCAGCTGCCGAAGCTGTGGTAGGGTTAGCTATTATCATTGCCATTTTCCGGAATAACCTCACGGTGGATGTTGGTAAGATAAACTTACTGCGCTGGTAG